In a genomic window of Stakelama saccharophila:
- the infB gene encoding translation initiation factor IF-2, which translates to MSDKDNEKPKLGARTLGIKRTVETGKVKQSFSHGRSNTVVVEVKRRRVLGRPGEEQQREEAKDSPAPAPAAPEPAAPTPAPAAKKAEDDGLTKQERQQKLLREAEEARMNALEEARRREEAEKQRAAEEERRRAEEKRKAEEQAQKEEAKAEAEPARQAESAESKAAPAEPAQQQPAKAETPQQKPEKKAEAKPEEPVTLQLDPNMPAPRRFTPKKRPEIPKPESRPEPAQAKPAPGAPKRPDKPDRGGKAERKDRGDRRQSGKLTVTRALGGEEGARARSLAALKRAREKEKRSHTGGPREPSQKQVRDVQVPEAITVQELANRMAEKGADLVKALFKMGMAVTVNQTIDQDTAELLVTEFGHNIRRVSDADVEQDLDTTEDREEDLQPRAPVVAVMGHVDHGKTSLLDALRGSGVAGGEAGGITQHIGAYQVTMKDKSKITFLDTPGHEAFTEMRARGADVTDIVILVVAADDGLMPQTIEAINHCKAANVPMIVAINKVDKEDANPQRVRERLLEHEVIVEEMSGDVQDVEVSALKKTGLDDLIDKIQLQAELLELKANPDRAAEGAVIEAKLDKGRGPVATILINRGTLNVGDVFVVGAESGKVRAMLDDKGRQVKKAGPSMPVEVLGLSGAPMAGDRLQVVDNETKAREIAEYRKGVIHQKRTAQAPASLESMFSAMKENQAIEYPVVVKADTQGSVEAIVGALNKISNEDIRVRILHSGVGGITESDVTLASASKAPIIGFNVRANAKAREIAEKNGVALKYYDVIYDLTDEIRAAMAGELGPEAFETVVGRAEIKEVFSAGKHGKAAGLLVTEGVIRKALKARITREDVIIYNGEIASLRRFKDDVPEVRAGLECGVTFTQNFTDIKAGDYLETFEVEMRERTL; encoded by the coding sequence ATGAGCGACAAGGACAACGAAAAGCCGAAACTGGGCGCGCGGACTCTCGGCATCAAGCGCACGGTCGAGACGGGCAAGGTGAAGCAGAGCTTCAGCCATGGCCGCTCGAACACCGTGGTGGTCGAGGTGAAGCGGCGCCGTGTTCTCGGCCGTCCCGGTGAGGAACAGCAGCGCGAGGAGGCGAAAGACTCCCCCGCGCCCGCTCCGGCTGCGCCCGAGCCCGCTGCGCCGACGCCCGCGCCGGCCGCGAAGAAGGCGGAAGATGACGGCCTGACCAAGCAGGAGCGTCAGCAGAAACTGCTGCGCGAGGCCGAGGAAGCGCGCATGAACGCGCTCGAGGAAGCGCGCCGGCGCGAGGAAGCGGAAAAGCAGCGCGCGGCCGAGGAAGAACGCCGCCGCGCCGAGGAAAAGCGCAAGGCCGAGGAACAGGCGCAGAAGGAGGAGGCCAAGGCGGAGGCAGAGCCCGCGCGCCAGGCCGAATCCGCCGAATCCAAGGCCGCGCCGGCCGAGCCCGCCCAGCAGCAGCCCGCCAAGGCGGAAACGCCGCAGCAGAAGCCCGAGAAGAAGGCGGAGGCGAAGCCGGAGGAACCGGTCACGCTGCAACTCGATCCGAACATGCCGGCGCCGCGCCGCTTCACGCCGAAGAAGCGGCCCGAAATTCCGAAGCCCGAATCGCGGCCCGAACCGGCCCAGGCGAAGCCGGCGCCCGGTGCGCCCAAGCGGCCGGACAAGCCCGATCGCGGCGGAAAGGCCGAGCGCAAGGACCGCGGCGACCGCCGCCAGTCCGGCAAGCTGACCGTCACCCGCGCGCTGGGTGGCGAGGAAGGCGCGCGGGCACGCAGCCTGGCCGCGCTGAAGCGTGCGCGCGAAAAGGAAAAGCGGTCGCACACCGGCGGCCCGCGCGAACCGTCGCAAAAGCAGGTTCGCGACGTGCAGGTGCCCGAAGCGATCACCGTCCAGGAACTCGCCAACCGCATGGCGGAAAAGGGCGCCGACCTGGTGAAGGCGCTGTTCAAGATGGGCATGGCCGTCACCGTCAACCAGACGATCGACCAGGATACCGCCGAACTGCTCGTCACCGAATTCGGCCATAACATCCGCCGCGTGTCCGACGCCGATGTCGAGCAGGATCTCGACACGACCGAGGACCGGGAAGAGGATCTGCAGCCGCGCGCGCCGGTCGTGGCCGTGATGGGCCACGTCGATCACGGCAAGACCTCGCTGCTCGACGCGCTTCGCGGGTCGGGTGTCGCGGGCGGCGAGGCCGGCGGCATCACGCAGCATATCGGCGCCTATCAGGTGACGATGAAGGACAAGTCGAAGATCACCTTCCTCGACACGCCGGGCCATGAAGCGTTCACCGAAATGCGTGCGCGCGGCGCCGACGTCACCGACATCGTCATTCTGGTGGTGGCGGCCGATGACGGGCTGATGCCGCAGACGATCGAGGCGATCAATCACTGCAAGGCGGCGAACGTCCCGATGATCGTCGCGATCAACAAGGTCGACAAGGAGGACGCCAACCCGCAGCGGGTGCGCGAACGCCTGCTCGAACACGAGGTGATCGTCGAGGAAATGTCGGGCGACGTCCAGGACGTGGAGGTCTCCGCGCTCAAGAAGACGGGCCTCGACGACCTGATCGACAAGATCCAGCTCCAGGCCGAACTGCTCGAACTGAAGGCCAATCCCGATCGCGCCGCCGAAGGCGCGGTGATCGAGGCCAAGCTCGACAAGGGCCGCGGCCCCGTCGCGACGATCCTCATCAACCGCGGCACGCTCAATGTCGGCGACGTCTTCGTCGTCGGCGCCGAAAGCGGCAAGGTGCGCGCGATGCTCGACGACAAGGGCCGCCAGGTGAAGAAGGCGGGTCCCTCCATGCCGGTCGAGGTGCTGGGCCTGTCGGGCGCGCCGATGGCGGGCGACCGCCTGCAGGTCGTCGACAACGAGACGAAGGCGCGTGAGATCGCCGAATATCGCAAGGGCGTCATCCACCAGAAGCGCACGGCGCAGGCGCCGGCGAGCCTGGAGAGCATGTTCTCCGCGATGAAGGAGAATCAGGCGATCGAATATCCGGTGGTGGTCAAGGCCGACACGCAAGGGTCGGTCGAGGCGATCGTCGGTGCGCTCAACAAGATCTCGAACGAGGACATCCGGGTGCGCATCCTGCATTCGGGCGTCGGCGGCATTACCGAGAGCGACGTGACGCTGGCATCGGCCAGCAAGGCGCCGATCATCGGCTTCAACGTCCGCGCCAATGCGAAGGCGCGCGAGATCGCCGAAAAGAACGGCGTGGCGCTGAAATATTACGACGTCATCTACGACCTGACGGACGAGATCCGCGCCGCGATGGCGGGCGAGCTCGGCCCCGAGGCGTTCGAGACCGTCGTCGGCCGGGCCGAGATCAAGGAGG
- a CDS encoding DUF448 domain-containing protein: MNASRTCILSREGTPREGLIRLALAPDGDVLPDIRARAPGRGAWIGVGRAELEAALARGRLRGALARAFRTGDLRIPDDLPDRIEQALERATLDRLGLEARAGHLITGSERIETAARAGRLHLLLHAADARADGAAKLAQAWRVGSEREGSGAKGLALPVSRTILSLALGRENVVHAGLTDAQAAMRVRNVLDRWLHFIGPDRANVSCETNSQGASALEAGAGTEAREQEGF, translated from the coding sequence GTGAACGCGTCGCGCACCTGCATCCTGTCGCGGGAGGGGACCCCGCGCGAGGGGCTGATCCGCCTCGCGCTCGCGCCGGACGGCGACGTCCTGCCCGACATCCGCGCCAGGGCGCCGGGCCGCGGCGCGTGGATCGGCGTCGGCAGGGCCGAACTCGAAGCCGCGCTCGCCAGGGGGCGGCTTCGCGGCGCATTGGCGCGCGCGTTCAGAACCGGCGACCTGCGCATCCCCGACGACCTGCCCGATCGGATCGAACAGGCGCTGGAACGCGCCACGCTCGACCGGCTGGGGCTGGAGGCGCGGGCCGGGCACCTGATTACCGGGTCGGAACGGATCGAAACCGCCGCCCGGGCGGGCCGTCTGCACCTGCTGCTGCATGCCGCCGATGCCCGCGCCGACGGGGCGGCGAAGCTCGCCCAGGCGTGGCGCGTCGGCTCCGAGCGCGAAGGTTCCGGCGCCAAGGGATTGGCATTGCCGGTTTCGCGTACCATATTGTCCTTGGCCCTCGGCCGCGAAAATGTGGTACATGCCGGGCTGACCGACGCCCAGGCGGCGATGCGGGTGCGAAACGTGCTCGACCGCTGGCTGCACTTTATCGGACCCGATCGCGCGAACGTATCTTGCGAAACCAACTCGCAGGGCGCATCCGCGCTGGAAGCGGGCGCGGGAACCGAGGCCCGTGAACAAGAAGGATTTTGA
- a CDS encoding GIY-YIG nuclease family protein, whose product MPDLFRHPRRGTLPGMKERQPCVYILASAFNGTLYIGVISDLIARIAQHRSGTHDGFSKRHRVLRLVWFEVHESMEAAIAAEKRIKRWRRDWKKNVIERENPHWDDLAVGLGLPPLR is encoded by the coding sequence ATGCCGGACTTGTTCCGGCATCCACGGCGCGGCACGCTCCCCGGCATGAAGGAGCGACAACCCTGCGTCTATATCCTCGCCAGCGCTTTCAACGGCACGCTGTACATCGGGGTCATTTCGGACCTGATCGCTCGAATCGCCCAACACCGGAGCGGCACGCATGACGGATTTTCCAAGCGTCACCGCGTTCTTCGCCTCGTCTGGTTCGAGGTTCATGAGAGCATGGAAGCCGCCATCGCCGCCGAAAAACGGATCAAGCGCTGGCGGCGAGACTGGAAGAAGAACGTGATCGAGCGCGAGAACCCGCACTGGGACGACCTTGCTGTCGGTCTCGGCCTCCCGCCGCTCCGATAG